The Flavobacteriales bacterium genome includes a region encoding these proteins:
- a CDS encoding ComEC family competence protein has translation MKVWNSFPMLRVLIPFLGGIVSWAFLLEEIEITSTQLIFGSVAAGLIALATVLFGSEKRITHRFGMALWPASYLIGSMLTISVSDRIFPDHLKSFETNGVQSFIAVVDDQPRQKQKSIEVVANVTDVDQQQFGKVILYFKTDSASKQIKYGDELLLRTNIQEVEALGNPNEFNYPRYLRFHYISHRGYVQSSDWKWLSAGNPSIYGWFLDLRSILIGKLKEAGLQGNELSVASALILGFRAELDRELMNAYAGAGATHVLAVSGLHVGIVYIILSKLLLFMDRYRNGRILKTVLLVFLLFSYAALTGFSPSVARAATMFSFVAIGKAMNRDSNIFNTLAVSVFGLVLYDPMIVMQVGFQLSYAAVIGIVLIQPKLVELIVFENRILDWAWSITCVSVAAQIGTFPLGLLYFHQFPILFPISNLLVIPAATLILYLGFSLFVVCLWQQALLLFGWFLKTVISILNQVVVWIEQIPYSVLSGIDISTLEALIIYGVISCFLIFVLQKQRLGFYSSLILAVIFMVMQTVEVYQQKNQQFLTVYNVRNETAIALVNGTDVTFLSSEELWNNESSMLFHIRHHWWCKGIENEQFVALDDSVFNRKMEFGEFRYSIVNLPQRLGKKVNLNNLDSLDFVVVHQVHWRNKGILEPLRNRSVSLRINGETTGSVSYVKIH, from the coding sequence ATGAAGGTTTGGAACTCATTTCCCATGCTCCGAGTGCTTATCCCTTTTTTAGGGGGTATCGTATCGTGGGCGTTCCTGCTAGAGGAAATTGAAATTACCTCTACGCAGTTGATCTTCGGTTCAGTCGCAGCTGGTTTGATTGCGCTGGCAACTGTCCTTTTTGGCTCCGAAAAGCGCATCACGCACAGGTTCGGGATGGCTCTTTGGCCAGCATCCTACCTTATCGGGTCAATGCTCACCATCTCGGTTTCTGATCGCATTTTTCCGGATCATTTAAAATCATTTGAAACAAATGGGGTTCAATCATTCATCGCAGTTGTGGACGATCAGCCTCGACAAAAGCAAAAATCTATAGAGGTTGTAGCAAATGTGACCGATGTTGATCAACAACAATTCGGCAAGGTGATTCTCTATTTTAAGACTGATTCGGCAAGTAAACAGATCAAGTATGGTGATGAACTATTGCTAAGGACAAACATTCAAGAAGTTGAGGCTTTGGGTAATCCGAATGAATTCAATTACCCACGCTATCTACGGTTCCATTATATCAGCCATCGCGGGTATGTACAATCTTCCGATTGGAAATGGCTTTCAGCCGGAAATCCGAGTATCTATGGATGGTTTCTGGATCTGCGCTCCATTCTTATTGGCAAACTAAAGGAGGCTGGTCTTCAGGGAAACGAGCTTTCCGTGGCTTCAGCGCTTATTCTAGGTTTTCGGGCCGAATTGGATAGGGAATTGATGAACGCCTACGCAGGGGCAGGGGCAACGCATGTGCTGGCCGTTTCTGGACTGCACGTGGGAATTGTTTACATTATACTTAGCAAGCTTCTGTTGTTCATGGATAGGTACAGGAATGGTCGCATTCTGAAAACCGTTTTGCTTGTTTTTCTGCTGTTCAGTTATGCGGCACTTACAGGATTTTCGCCTTCCGTAGCACGAGCTGCCACCATGTTCTCGTTTGTAGCCATTGGCAAAGCGATGAACCGAGATTCCAATATTTTCAACACGCTTGCGGTGTCAGTGTTTGGATTGGTTCTTTACGACCCGATGATCGTGATGCAGGTTGGTTTTCAATTGTCGTACGCAGCCGTTATCGGTATTGTATTGATCCAGCCGAAATTGGTGGAGTTGATCGTGTTTGAGAACAGGATTCTTGATTGGGCATGGTCTATTACCTGTGTTTCGGTTGCAGCACAAATTGGCACTTTCCCTTTAGGCCTTTTGTACTTCCACCAGTTCCCAATTCTGTTCCCGATTTCGAATCTTCTGGTTATCCCCGCAGCGACTCTGATTCTATATCTCGGATTTTCGCTTTTCGTTGTCTGTTTGTGGCAACAAGCGTTGCTTTTGTTCGGATGGTTCCTTAAAACCGTCATTTCCATTCTCAACCAAGTAGTAGTATGGATTGAACAGATTCCATACTCTGTTCTTTCTGGAATTGATATTTCAACCTTGGAAGCATTGATTATCTATGGAGTAATATCATGTTTCCTCATTTTCGTGTTGCAGAAACAGCGCCTTGGTTTTTATTCCAGTTTGATCCTGGCAGTGATTTTTATGGTTATGCAAACGGTGGAGGTCTATCAGCAGAAAAACCAACAGTTCCTTACCGTCTATAACGTCAGAAATGAAACGGCCATCGCCCTTGTTAACGGAACAGATGTGACATTTCTCTCAAGCGAAGAACTTTGGAATAATGAGAGCTCCATGCTTTTCCACATCCGCCATCACTGGTGGTGCAAAGGAATTGAAAACGAGCAGTTTGTAGCGTTGGATGATTCGGTTTTCAATAGGAAGATGGAGTTCGGAGAATTCCGATATTCAATCGTAAACCTTCCGCAGCGGCTCGGTAAAAAAGTTAATCTGAATAATTTAGACTCCTTAGACTTCGTGGTGGTTCATCAAGTTCATTGGCGGAATAAAGGAATTCTTGAACCTCTGCGTAATCGTAGTGTATCGCTTAGAATAAACGGTGAAACAACAGGAAGCGTTAGCTACGTGAAAATTCATTGA
- a CDS encoding transglutaminase-like domain-containing protein, with translation MRFSLADTEVQALIRLLDDPDDHVFKSVSQKLVSYGKTVIPHLETEWEVNAQNGIQDRIEEIIDQIEFDACKTALTIWKDNGAKDLLEGAIIASMFQYPDQPIEFIKARIELLRRDVWIELNDHLTSLEKVRVINHILYDVYHFGPFLKYHSSDQSWFIANVLEHLKGSPTTMAILYKAIADRLELPIVGINLPDHFILGYLDMNNATGNDLLFYINPFSKGAVFGKGELERYIEKMGIEMHADDLKPQTNDQIIKRLLTDLKACYRRLGKYRKLDQIDQLLSIF, from the coding sequence ATGCGATTCTCATTGGCCGACACCGAAGTACAGGCACTCATCCGATTACTGGATGACCCTGATGACCATGTGTTCAAAAGTGTTAGTCAGAAGCTTGTTTCGTACGGTAAAACAGTGATTCCGCACCTCGAAACTGAATGGGAGGTGAACGCGCAGAACGGAATTCAAGACCGGATAGAAGAGATTATTGATCAGATTGAATTTGACGCCTGCAAAACGGCATTGACCATTTGGAAAGACAACGGGGCAAAAGATCTATTGGAAGGAGCCATTATTGCCTCCATGTTTCAATATCCGGACCAACCGATCGAGTTTATTAAGGCGCGCATCGAATTGCTGCGAAGAGATGTTTGGATTGAGCTCAACGACCATCTTACTTCGTTAGAGAAGGTTCGTGTGATAAACCACATACTCTATGATGTCTATCATTTCGGACCATTTCTAAAGTATCATTCATCTGACCAATCTTGGTTCATCGCCAACGTGCTGGAGCACCTTAAGGGAAGTCCAACAACGATGGCAATTCTGTACAAGGCAATTGCTGACAGATTAGAACTTCCGATTGTTGGCATCAATCTTCCTGATCATTTCATTCTCGGATACTTGGACATGAACAATGCCACAGGAAACGACCTGTTGTTTTACATCAACCCTTTCAGCAAGGGCGCTGTTTTCGGCAAAGGCGAATTGGAACGCTATATTGAGAAAATGGGAATTGAAATGCATGCGGATGACCTTAAACCGCAAACCAACGACCAGATCATCAAACGGCTACTGACCGATCTGAAAGCTTGCTATCGCAGACTAGGGAAATATCGTAAACTTGACCAGATCGATCAGTTGCTGAGCATCTTTTGA
- a CDS encoding GNAT family N-acetyltransferase: MSNKDIFKQWCKNHPEIPLFLQYDWMEIVAKPQQWDVALVGSENDVQAFMAYFKKRKLQFDIITVPPLTPYMGPWLHYPEGQKEATRLSFEKKMMEQLIAQLPKTDKFIQYFHPEITNWLPFFWKGFEQSTRYTYIIDDLSDPSVLYENLQSNARREISKAQKTLSISECKDANILHELKTKDYKAKGEEINYSAAYFNSVFEKLNTKQACKVWLASDADGNPVASLLLVWDDESAYYLAGAADPNNRSTGAMSLLLWTAILFSSSVTNAFNFEGSMIEPVERFFRSFGAKQTPYFEIRKTDSKLLKLL; encoded by the coding sequence ATGAGCAACAAGGACATTTTCAAGCAATGGTGTAAAAATCACCCTGAAATTCCATTGTTCCTGCAGTATGACTGGATGGAAATTGTGGCCAAACCCCAGCAATGGGATGTGGCTCTGGTCGGTTCCGAAAATGACGTTCAGGCCTTTATGGCTTACTTCAAAAAGCGTAAACTACAATTCGACATCATAACTGTTCCGCCACTTACACCTTACATGGGACCGTGGCTGCATTATCCCGAAGGACAGAAGGAAGCAACGCGCCTTTCGTTTGAGAAAAAGATGATGGAACAACTGATTGCTCAGTTACCGAAAACCGACAAATTCATCCAATATTTCCATCCAGAGATCACCAATTGGTTGCCCTTCTTTTGGAAAGGATTTGAGCAATCAACCCGTTACACATACATCATTGATGATCTTTCCGATCCATCCGTTCTGTATGAAAATCTTCAAAGCAATGCGCGAAGAGAGATTTCCAAAGCGCAGAAAACACTCAGCATTTCAGAATGCAAGGATGCGAACATACTTCACGAATTGAAGACGAAAGATTACAAAGCGAAAGGCGAAGAAATCAACTATTCGGCCGCTTATTTCAATAGCGTTTTCGAAAAACTCAATACAAAACAAGCATGCAAGGTTTGGCTTGCCTCCGATGCTGATGGAAATCCTGTAGCTTCTCTCCTACTCGTTTGGGATGATGAATCTGCTTATTACTTGGCTGGCGCGGCAGACCCGAATAACAGAAGTACTGGCGCCATGAGCCTACTGCTGTGGACTGCCATTCTGTTTTCCTCAAGCGTAACAAACGCCTTTAATTTCGAGGGCAGCATGATTGAACCCGTAGAGCGCTTCTTCCGATCCTTTGGAGCTAAGCAAACGCCTTATTTCGAGATAAGGAAAACGGATTCTAAACTCCTCAAATTGCTCTAA
- the rny gene encoding ribonuclease Y codes for MVIVGLMAALVGVILGGAGMMAYNKKALHAQANKIIEEATEKAEVIREKRILQAKEKFHDLKDSYEKEVNQRNQKLAEEMNLRNQKMVEGENRIKQKEGSLNQKFEEVKREREAARREVDEAKRKQEKLDGQLEIFNKKIEEVERDRQKQVERLEKVAGMKAEEAKAQLVEALTAEAKTAAMAAINETVEEAKLQADKQAKKIVIQTIQRVATEHTIENAVSIFRIESDEVKGRIIGREGRNIRALEAATGIEIIVDDTPEAIILSGFDPVKRETARLALHQLVTDGRIHPARIEEVVAKTKKRLEEEIVEIGKRTAIDLGIHGLHPELTRMVGRMKYRSSYGQNLLQHSREVANMCSIMAAELGLDPKKAKRAGLLHDIGKVPDEEPELPHAILGMKLAEKYGEKPDICNAIGAHHDEIEMTTMISPIIQVCDAISGARPGARREIVESYIKRINELEALALAYPGVTKTYAIQAGRELRVIVESEQVTDAQSDQLALDISMKIQDEMTYPGQVRVTVIREKRAVAYAK; via the coding sequence ATGGTAATAGTAGGATTGATGGCCGCTTTGGTCGGGGTGATTCTTGGAGGTGCAGGCATGATGGCCTACAACAAGAAAGCCTTGCATGCGCAGGCCAATAAGATCATTGAGGAGGCCACAGAAAAGGCAGAGGTGATCAGAGAGAAACGAATTCTTCAGGCAAAGGAAAAGTTCCATGATCTGAAGGATAGCTATGAGAAGGAAGTGAATCAGCGTAACCAGAAATTGGCTGAAGAGATGAACCTACGTAACCAGAAGATGGTAGAGGGCGAAAACCGAATTAAGCAGAAAGAAGGTTCACTCAATCAGAAATTTGAAGAGGTAAAACGCGAAAGAGAAGCTGCCAGACGTGAGGTGGATGAGGCCAAACGCAAGCAAGAAAAGCTTGATGGACAGTTAGAGATCTTCAATAAGAAGATTGAAGAAGTGGAACGCGACCGACAGAAGCAAGTGGAGCGTTTGGAGAAAGTGGCAGGAATGAAGGCGGAAGAGGCCAAAGCTCAATTGGTTGAGGCGTTAACTGCTGAAGCTAAGACTGCTGCCATGGCTGCTATCAATGAAACAGTTGAAGAGGCCAAACTTCAAGCTGATAAACAAGCGAAAAAGATTGTGATTCAGACCATTCAGCGAGTGGCTACGGAGCACACCATCGAGAATGCCGTTTCAATTTTCCGAATAGAAAGTGATGAGGTTAAAGGTCGCATCATCGGTCGTGAAGGAAGGAATATCAGAGCATTGGAAGCTGCTACAGGCATTGAGATCATTGTAGATGATACACCAGAAGCAATCATTCTTTCTGGTTTCGATCCAGTTAAACGTGAAACGGCCCGATTGGCTTTGCACCAATTGGTAACTGATGGACGAATTCACCCAGCTCGTATTGAGGAAGTGGTGGCTAAGACCAAAAAACGATTGGAGGAAGAAATTGTGGAGATCGGTAAACGAACTGCCATCGACCTTGGAATTCACGGTCTGCATCCAGAATTGACCCGAATGGTGGGAAGAATGAAGTATCGTTCTTCTTACGGACAGAATTTGCTTCAACACAGCCGTGAGGTTGCAAACATGTGTTCGATCATGGCGGCCGAATTGGGCTTGGATCCGAAGAAGGCGAAACGTGCTGGTCTATTGCATGATATTGGTAAAGTGCCAGATGAGGAACCAGAATTGCCACATGCTATTCTTGGGATGAAATTGGCTGAGAAATATGGCGAGAAGCCAGACATCTGCAACGCTATTGGAGCTCACCATGATGAGATAGAAATGACCACGATGATCTCTCCTATCATTCAGGTGTGCGATGCGATTTCTGGTGCAAGGCCAGGAGCAAGACGCGAGATCGTTGAGAGCTACATCAAGCGTATCAACGAGTTGGAAGCCTTGGCTTTAGCTTATCCAGGAGTTACAAAAACGTATGCTATTCAGGCTGGTCGTGAGTTGCGCGTTATCGTAGAAAGTGAGCAAGTAACTGACGCACAGTCAGATCAGTTGGCACTGGATATCTCGATGAAGATTCAGGATGAAATGACTTATCCGGGTCAGGTGAGAGTAACAGTAATTCGTGAGAAGAGAGCTGTAGCTTACGCTAAATAA
- a CDS encoding cell division protein ZapA, whose amino-acid sequence MGTQAITVRIAGKSYPMTVETPQEEETIRKAERQIRERLKMYEDKYAVTDIRDLLSMCVLQFATEAMEFEEKACSVEQNVLSKLKAVEQLLDATT is encoded by the coding sequence ATGGGAACTCAGGCAATAACGGTAAGGATAGCAGGTAAGAGTTACCCGATGACGGTGGAAACACCACAGGAAGAAGAAACCATAAGAAAGGCTGAGCGGCAGATACGGGAGAGGCTGAAGATGTATGAGGACAAGTATGCCGTTACAGATATTAGGGATTTATTGAGCATGTGTGTTTTGCAGTTTGCTACAGAGGCGATGGAGTTTGAGGAGAAAGCCTGTAGTGTAGAGCAGAATGTACTCAGTAAGCTTAAGGCAGTGGAGCAATTGCTCGATGCCACCACTTGA
- a CDS encoding M23 family metallopeptidase produces the protein MIDRVYPLPISVRSLFFAPIMRPLIFICLLLLNFSVVAQETTYANPLDGELILSGNFGEVRTNHFHSGLDIKTGGVEGKSVYAVADGFVTRISVGGGGFGKAIYLEHPNGKTTVYGHLSAFAPEIAKYVKEQQYAKRSFEVDLTVPPALFPVQKGAVIAKSGNSGGSGGPHLHFEIRETIGQHPENPLNYGFEVKDNRKPELQKLWVYVHSNSGHVEGLVAEKGFALKQTGDKYSLTTGDTIRASGTLSFGLAALDRFTSASNVCGIYSMKVKVGDAVIHEQKIDKIPFDKKRMVNCHIDYQKNKTESQKVYRTYIAPGNTLSLYSSVINGGTVKIETGKYYAVQMDVRDHEGNLSKLNFTIHGHDRTITALSPTETVTELFYPKKENSFSNHSLQMTIPPGCIYDTLKFKYDLKPACKGCVSAVHSIGKILDTPLDNYMSLSIKMNELSEAKMQKAIMVSFNSKGNPISEGGTAKHGWMNAKTRSFGDHAVMLDSVAPRLTPKNFKDQTSTTGLSRLEFTLSDNLAGVKTVTGTLNGKWVLLEQDPKNSLLYYTKDERFINGQNTFRISATDAVGNVRELNVTVQ, from the coding sequence ATGATTGATCGTGTTTATCCGTTGCCGATTTCGGTCCGATCATTGTTCTTTGCTCCCATCATGCGACCACTCATTTTCATCTGTCTTCTGCTTCTAAACTTTTCGGTCGTGGCGCAGGAAACCACCTACGCCAACCCACTTGATGGCGAATTGATTCTCTCCGGAAATTTCGGAGAAGTACGCACCAACCATTTTCACTCTGGCTTGGATATTAAAACAGGCGGGGTTGAAGGAAAATCGGTCTATGCGGTGGCAGATGGTTTCGTTACACGGATTTCGGTTGGCGGTGGCGGTTTCGGAAAGGCCATTTACCTGGAACATCCCAACGGGAAGACAACCGTTTACGGCCATTTGAGTGCTTTTGCTCCAGAAATTGCCAAATACGTGAAAGAGCAGCAATATGCCAAGCGGAGTTTTGAAGTTGACCTTACCGTTCCTCCTGCCCTATTTCCTGTCCAAAAAGGAGCGGTGATCGCCAAGAGTGGGAACTCAGGCGGATCAGGTGGGCCGCATCTACATTTTGAGATTCGGGAAACGATAGGACAACATCCAGAAAACCCACTCAATTATGGTTTTGAGGTGAAGGACAACCGCAAACCTGAGTTGCAAAAGTTGTGGGTCTACGTCCACTCCAACAGCGGACATGTGGAAGGATTGGTGGCTGAGAAAGGATTTGCATTGAAACAGACTGGCGATAAGTACTCATTGACCACTGGTGATACGATAAGAGCAAGCGGCACGCTGAGTTTCGGGTTGGCAGCATTGGACCGATTTACTAGCGCCAGTAACGTCTGTGGCATTTATAGCATGAAGGTAAAAGTGGGTGATGCTGTCATTCATGAACAGAAAATTGACAAAATTCCTTTCGACAAGAAGCGAATGGTGAATTGCCATATCGACTATCAGAAGAATAAGACCGAAAGCCAAAAGGTCTATCGAACATACATTGCTCCTGGCAATACTCTTAGTTTATATTCATCTGTTATAAATGGTGGAACAGTTAAAATTGAAACTGGGAAATACTATGCGGTACAGATGGATGTTCGCGATCATGAAGGTAACCTGAGCAAACTCAATTTTACCATTCACGGTCACGACAGAACAATTACTGCGCTGTCCCCAACAGAAACGGTAACTGAACTCTTCTACCCGAAAAAAGAAAATTCGTTTTCGAACCATTCGCTTCAAATGACCATTCCTCCAGGATGCATTTACGACACACTGAAGTTCAAATACGACCTGAAGCCTGCATGCAAAGGCTGCGTTTCTGCTGTGCATTCCATCGGAAAAATCCTCGACACACCTTTAGACAATTACATGTCGCTCTCCATCAAGATGAATGAACTTTCGGAAGCCAAGATGCAGAAAGCGATAATGGTCTCATTCAATTCTAAAGGAAATCCGATCTCTGAAGGAGGAACAGCCAAACATGGTTGGATGAATGCAAAAACCCGAAGCTTTGGCGATCATGCCGTGATGCTTGATAGCGTTGCGCCCCGTCTCACTCCCAAGAACTTTAAAGATCAAACCTCAACCACAGGTCTTTCTAGATTGGAATTCACGCTTTCAGATAACCTTGCAGGTGTGAAAACTGTGACCGGGACCCTAAATGGTAAATGGGTATTATTGGAACAAGACCCGAAGAACAGCCTTCTTTATTACACGAAAGACGAACGCTTCATTAACGGACAGAATACCTTCCGAATCTCAGCAACCGATGCTGTAGGAAATGTGAGAGAGTTGAACGTGACGGTTCAGTAA
- a CDS encoding type II toxin-antitoxin system RelE/ParE family toxin, translating to MAKEIVWTKRASAKFDAIIDYLETDWNEKVVRAFVQKTEAILQLLARTPELGTLEHPENGIRGFKLTKHNRLFYRVEKNRLVVLNLFDNRQHTKKKRY from the coding sequence GTGGCTAAAGAAATAGTCTGGACCAAAAGGGCGTCTGCCAAGTTTGATGCGATTATCGATTATCTCGAAACAGACTGGAACGAGAAGGTGGTTCGGGCCTTCGTCCAGAAAACAGAAGCGATTCTTCAACTATTGGCCCGAACCCCCGAACTCGGAACATTGGAGCATCCTGAAAACGGCATTCGTGGTTTTAAATTGACCAAACACAATCGATTATTCTATCGCGTTGAAAAGAACAGATTGGTAGTGTTGAATTTGTTTGATAATCGGCAACACACGAAAAAGAAGCGTTACTGA
- the fabG gene encoding 3-oxoacyl-[acyl-carrier-protein] reductase has protein sequence MGLLDGKIALVTGGTRGIGKGICEKFAQEGATVVFTYLSSEEKAKALAAELSVNGVEVMALRSDASSFEQAEALVNQVVEKYGKLDVVVNNAGITRDNLLMRMKEEDWDLVMETNLKSVFNITKALQRPMLKQRSGSIINISSIVGVKGNAGQANYAASKAGIIGFTKSIALELGSRNIRCNAITPGFIETEMTDALDGKVVEEWRKSIPLKRGGTPEDVANAALFLASDMSSYVTGQVISVCGGLLT, from the coding sequence ATGGGTCTGTTGGATGGGAAAATAGCCTTGGTTACAGGAGGCACACGCGGCATAGGCAAGGGCATTTGCGAGAAGTTTGCACAGGAAGGCGCCACCGTGGTGTTCACCTACCTTTCTTCGGAAGAGAAGGCCAAGGCCTTGGCTGCCGAACTGAGCGTGAATGGAGTGGAGGTGATGGCCCTGCGGTCTGATGCTTCCAGTTTTGAGCAGGCAGAAGCTTTAGTGAACCAAGTAGTAGAGAAATACGGCAAGTTGGATGTGGTGGTGAACAACGCAGGCATTACCCGCGATAACCTACTCATGCGCATGAAAGAGGAGGATTGGGACCTAGTGATGGAAACCAACTTGAAATCAGTGTTCAACATCACCAAGGCGCTGCAACGCCCTATGCTTAAACAGCGCAGCGGAAGCATCATCAATATAAGCTCCATTGTAGGAGTGAAAGGCAACGCGGGGCAGGCCAATTACGCGGCAAGCAAAGCGGGAATCATCGGTTTTACCAAGTCCATTGCCTTGGAGTTGGGTTCGCGAAACATCCGTTGCAACGCCATTACACCCGGGTTCATTGAAACAGAAATGACAGATGCCTTGGACGGGAAAGTGGTGGAGGAATGGCGCAAGAGCATTCCGCTCAAACGCGGAGGCACGCCCGAAGACGTGGCCAATGCGGCCCTTTTCCTTGCCAGCGACATGTCCAGTTATGTAACAGGGCAGGTGATCTCTGTTTGTGGAGGGTTGTTGACGTGA
- a CDS encoding endonuclease/exonuclease/phosphatase family protein, whose protein sequence is MNRSSFGILWALALGLIASSISSVAQTVHPLEVVFYNVENLYDTEDDPLVDDNEFLPDSANKWTMERYEKKLSDLAKVLKAASEDGLPEVIGLCEIENRKVVEDLFATAPLNEAKFVVVHEDSPDKRGIDVALIYHAERLKELYHEKIRYSFDFEPETTTRDILYVKLLSGIDTLHFFVNHWPSRRGGQEASQPKRLKAASMLLAKTDSILAIDPKAKIVAMGDFNDYPNNRSMTEVLNSTPGANGVLTNLTYAFHDQGLGTYNYKGEWGMLDQFIVSQGVMNSEQGLSTLEHSISIVKEDWMLFKQDGKEPAPSRTYGGPNYYGGYSDHLPIRMIMFGK, encoded by the coding sequence ATGAATCGTTCTTCTTTTGGCATCTTATGGGCTTTGGCCCTCGGTCTTATTGCTTCGTCCATTTCTTCGGTAGCGCAAACGGTGCATCCGTTGGAAGTGGTGTTTTACAACGTGGAGAATCTGTATGACACGGAGGATGACCCATTGGTGGATGACAACGAGTTTCTGCCAGACAGCGCCAACAAGTGGACCATGGAGCGCTATGAGAAAAAACTGAGCGACCTGGCGAAGGTGTTGAAAGCGGCTTCGGAAGATGGTTTGCCAGAGGTAATTGGCCTTTGCGAAATTGAGAACCGAAAGGTGGTGGAAGACCTATTTGCCACCGCGCCTTTGAACGAAGCGAAATTTGTGGTGGTGCATGAAGATAGTCCGGACAAGCGCGGTATTGATGTGGCGCTGATCTACCACGCGGAGCGATTGAAGGAACTGTATCACGAAAAGATCCGTTATTCTTTTGATTTTGAACCTGAGACCACTACGCGCGACATCTTGTATGTGAAGCTGCTGAGCGGAATTGACACGCTGCATTTCTTTGTGAACCACTGGCCATCGAGACGAGGCGGACAGGAAGCAAGCCAACCAAAGCGATTGAAGGCTGCGAGTATGCTGCTTGCCAAAACGGATTCCATTTTAGCCATTGACCCAAAGGCGAAGATCGTTGCAATGGGCGATTTCAATGATTACCCGAACAACCGTTCGATGACGGAAGTGTTGAATTCCACACCCGGTGCCAACGGAGTACTAACGAACCTTACCTACGCTTTTCATGATCAAGGTTTGGGCACGTACAATTACAAAGGCGAATGGGGAATGCTCGATCAGTTCATTGTTTCGCAAGGTGTGATGAACAGCGAGCAAGGGTTGTCTACACTGGAGCATTCGATCTCTATCGTAAAGGAAGATTGGATGCTTTTTAAACAAGATGGAAAGGAGCCTGCGCCTAGCAGAACCTACGGTGGGCCTAATTATTATGGTGGTTACTCAGACCACTTGCCTATTAGGATGATCATGTTCGGCAAATGA
- a CDS encoding thymidylate synthase: MKQYHDLMRHVMETGTDKADRTGTGTRSVFGYQMRFNLSEGFPVVTTKKVHLRSIIHELLWFLKGESNIKYLKENGVSIWDEWADENGELGPVYGVQWRSWPTSDGQKIDQIQKLVDGIKKNPDSRRHIVSAWNVAEVENMALPPCHTMFQFYVTPPNLPKGEEKGKLSCQLYQRSADIFLGVPFNIASYALLTMMIAQVCDLEPGDFVHTFGDAHLYSNHFEQTALQLSRELRPLPQMKINPEVKDLFAFTIEDFELVNYDPHPHIKAAVAI; this comes from the coding sequence ATGAAACAGTACCACGATCTGATGCGCCACGTAATGGAAACCGGAACCGATAAGGCAGACCGGACCGGAACAGGCACCAGAAGTGTTTTCGGTTATCAGATGCGATTCAATCTGAGCGAAGGGTTTCCCGTTGTGACGACCAAGAAGGTGCATCTACGCTCCATTATTCACGAACTGCTTTGGTTTTTGAAAGGCGAAAGCAACATCAAGTATCTGAAGGAGAATGGCGTTTCCATTTGGGATGAATGGGCCGATGAAAATGGCGAATTGGGTCCTGTTTATGGTGTTCAATGGCGATCGTGGCCAACCAGCGATGGGCAGAAGATCGATCAGATACAGAAATTGGTGGATGGCATTAAGAAGAATCCAGATTCTAGACGACATATTGTAAGCGCGTGGAATGTGGCAGAGGTAGAAAACATGGCCTTGCCTCCGTGTCATACCATGTTTCAGTTCTATGTAACCCCCCCCAACCTCCCCAAAGGAGAGGAGAAAGGGAAGCTTTCGTGCCAACTGTATCAGCGTAGTGCTGATATTTTCCTTGGTGTTCCCTTCAATATTGCCTCTTACGCATTGCTTACGATGATGATCGCTCAGGTGTGTGATCTGGAGCCGGGCGATTTTGTGCACACCTTTGGCGATGCACATCTGTATTCCAATCATTTTGAGCAGACAGCGCTTCAGTTGAGCAGGGAACTACGCCCGTTGCCACAGATGAAGATCAATCCGGAAGTGAAAGATCTTTTCGCGTTCACGATTGAGGATTTTGAGCTTGTCAATTATGATCCGCATCCACACATCAAAGCTGCGGTTGCCATATGA